The Ruania alba genome has a window encoding:
- a CDS encoding DUF222 domain-containing protein gives MTSTATGPAFSAPAGNAVLAALRENVTTARAVDVERAELVIAWVGERAIDPATRDTTAGGPVFDPDEHAGLPVPDEHAGLPETLERAGLPGEHEGLPGTAQPMRLAGDGAPLVSDLEFTRLATALGQSNEAALGYVGAIVELAYRLPQLWERVRAGQVSVHRARAVTRMTKRLPFAGAAWVDAQVAWTIGSCTVAQIERTVTAAMVSFDPDQAAKDEEAALEGRHFDIRLDEAGTTAAPGPGAGLGVGSVVRVEGGLDQADALDLEAAVSDQARALAGFLPGTSEDVRRSSPADTSPCPSPPLTPAAVAVAVEGLLAPPAHGRPRPPGPARPRPA, from the coding sequence ATGACCTCGACAGCCACTGGTCCCGCATTCTCGGCCCCGGCCGGAAACGCGGTGCTGGCTGCCCTGCGGGAGAACGTCACCACGGCTCGGGCGGTCGATGTCGAGCGTGCTGAGCTGGTGATCGCCTGGGTGGGTGAACGAGCGATCGACCCGGCCACCCGGGACACCACGGCTGGTGGGCCGGTGTTCGACCCGGACGAACACGCGGGCCTACCGGTTCCGGATGAACATGCCGGACTACCGGAGACGCTGGAGCGGGCCGGGTTGCCGGGCGAACATGAGGGGTTGCCGGGAACTGCGCAGCCGATGCGGTTGGCTGGGGATGGTGCCCCGTTGGTGTCGGATCTGGAGTTCACCCGGTTGGCGACGGCGTTGGGGCAGTCGAACGAGGCCGCACTGGGATATGTGGGCGCCATCGTGGAACTGGCCTACCGGTTGCCCCAACTCTGGGAACGGGTGCGGGCCGGGCAGGTGAGTGTCCACCGGGCACGGGCAGTGACCCGGATGACGAAACGCCTCCCGTTCGCGGGTGCGGCCTGGGTGGATGCGCAGGTGGCGTGGACGATCGGGTCCTGCACGGTCGCGCAGATCGAGCGGACCGTGACCGCCGCGATGGTGTCTTTTGATCCCGACCAAGCCGCGAAGGATGAGGAAGCGGCGTTGGAGGGGCGCCATTTCGACATCCGCCTCGATGAGGCAGGCACCACCGCAGCACCGGGACCAGGAGCAGGATTGGGTGTGGGGTCGGTGGTGCGGGTCGAAGGAGGCCTCGACCAGGCTGACGCGTTGGATCTTGAGGCTGCGGTGTCCGACCAGGCACGTGCGCTGGCGGGGTTCCTTCCCGGCACCAGTGAGGATGTGCGTCGTTCCTCGCCCGCGGACACATCACCTTGCCCATCCCCACCGCTGACACCAGCGGCGGTGGCGGTGGCGGTGGAAGGGCTGCTGGCGCCGCCGGCGCACGGCCGACCGCGACCGCCGGGCCCAGCGCGACCGAGACCAGCGTGA
- a CDS encoding HNH endonuclease encodes MLYLHLPADALNDHAEAGTGESSGTGEGAGNSGETGPEFGCGVVGRCENTRSPVSKEQIRHWCGTAGRILVRPVIDLAGFTSASTYEASPTLREQVILRDGRCRFPYCNRSARSADQDHSVPFDQGGRTSSVNMAALCRRHHRAKTHAGWSYSMITPGVYYWAAPDGVLYLVTPTGTYPIPSAGSARQPGSSPPGGHRHPPHGAAEPPGDPGDPGGLGDAGRHAGNSTHSDPPGHTDPPPD; translated from the coding sequence ATGCTCTACCTGCACCTGCCCGCTGACGCCCTCAACGACCACGCCGAAGCCGGCACCGGTGAGAGCTCCGGTACCGGTGAGGGTGCGGGTAACTCTGGTGAAACGGGCCCTGAGTTCGGATGCGGGGTCGTGGGCCGGTGCGAAAACACTCGCTCCCCGGTCTCGAAAGAACAGATTCGCCACTGGTGCGGTACCGCTGGACGAATCCTGGTGCGTCCGGTGATCGATCTCGCAGGCTTCACCTCCGCGTCCACGTATGAGGCCAGCCCGACACTGCGCGAGCAGGTCATTCTTCGTGATGGACGGTGCCGGTTTCCCTATTGCAATCGCTCCGCGCGTTCTGCCGATCAGGATCATAGTGTTCCCTTCGATCAGGGCGGCCGAACCAGTTCGGTGAATATGGCCGCTTTGTGTCGACGTCATCACCGGGCGAAGACTCACGCCGGGTGGTCGTATTCGATGATCACGCCGGGCGTGTATTACTGGGCTGCACCCGATGGTGTGCTGTACCTGGTCACGCCCACCGGCACGTATCCCATCCCGAGCGCTGGGTCGGCCCGTCAACCAGGGAGCAGTCCGCCCGGTGGTCACAGGCATCCCCCACATGGTGCGGCTGAACCTCCCGGTGATCCCGGTGATCCCGGTGGTCTCGGTGATGCCGGCCGCCACGCCGGCAACTCCACACACTCGGATCCACCCGGCCACACCGACCCACCACCAGACTGA
- the fmt gene encoding methionyl-tRNA formyltransferase, with the protein MRVVFAGTPAVAVPSLHALLASDHEVVGVLTRPPAPVGRKRVLTPSPVHRAAEDAGLPVLTSDRPHADDILTALHALEPDVCAVVAYGALLREPALSLPTHGWINLHFSLLPAWRGAAPVQHAIIAGDEITGASTFQIEAGLDTGPVLGTMTETVRPTDTSGTLLDRLAAAGAPLLVSSLDAIADGSARPQPQPDDGVSLAPRLAASDGHIDWQHPAVAIDRRIRGCTPAPGAWTTRDGSRVKLGPVGIATDATTLAPGQLAVTNDGVLVGTGTHPVRLGEIAPPGKSWMAAADWARGARLDAAAAFDVTGDSEGTIR; encoded by the coding sequence ATGCGTGTTGTGTTCGCGGGGACGCCCGCCGTCGCCGTCCCGTCCCTGCACGCGCTGCTCGCCTCGGACCACGAGGTCGTTGGTGTCCTCACTCGACCGCCGGCTCCGGTCGGACGCAAGCGCGTTCTCACCCCCAGCCCGGTGCACCGTGCCGCGGAGGATGCCGGCCTCCCGGTGCTCACCTCAGACCGCCCGCATGCCGATGACATCCTCACCGCGCTTCACGCCCTGGAACCGGATGTATGCGCCGTCGTGGCCTATGGAGCGCTGCTGCGTGAACCCGCACTCTCCCTGCCTACGCACGGGTGGATCAACCTGCACTTCTCCCTCCTGCCGGCGTGGCGTGGTGCGGCCCCGGTGCAGCACGCGATCATCGCCGGGGACGAGATCACTGGTGCCAGCACGTTCCAGATCGAGGCAGGCCTGGACACCGGCCCCGTGCTCGGCACCATGACCGAGACGGTCCGGCCCACCGACACCAGCGGCACACTCCTCGACCGGCTCGCTGCCGCTGGTGCTCCGCTTCTGGTCTCCTCCCTGGACGCGATCGCCGACGGTTCGGCACGTCCGCAGCCGCAGCCCGACGACGGCGTCAGCCTCGCCCCCCGCCTGGCTGCCTCTGACGGCCACATCGACTGGCAACACCCCGCCGTTGCCATCGACCGCAGGATCCGCGGGTGCACACCGGCACCCGGCGCATGGACCACCCGTGACGGCTCTCGGGTGAAGCTCGGTCCGGTTGGCATCGCCACCGACGCCACCACGCTGGCGCCGGGTCAACTCGCCGTCACCAACGATGGTGTGCTCGTGGGCACAGGAACCCACCCCGTCCGCCTCGGCGAGATTGCACCACCCGGTAAGAGCTGGATGGCCGCCGCCGACTGGGCCCGCGGGGCCCGGCTGGACGCAGCAGCCGCCTTCGACGTGACCGGAGACTCGGAGGGGACGATCCGATGA
- a CDS encoding RsmB/NOP family class I SAM-dependent RNA methyltransferase produces the protein MNEDSSADGGRSDREGRRTSGGGHQHGGARRGDGQPGDGRGGDGRGGDSRPRAGRPVRDRPNGGRPARQRTAQRPADRARDADPARRAAYDTLRTVADSDSYANLTLPPLLRQRGIRGRDAAFATELAYGTLRYRDRYDAVIATVSARPLAQLDPPVLDVLRLGVHQVLAMRVPDHAAVSATVGLARGTVGAGSAQFVNAILRQVTGRPLEEWLEIIGAETADETERLAVTTSHPSWIVRALRHALSETPEGADDLPALLDADNAAPAVTVVLRPGLATTEDVPDAEPGRWTSTARVLTHGDPAALDVVRHARAGVQDEGSQLVTLAAAAAQVDGPDTTWLDLCAGPGGKAALFGALLAERAPGGVLIANEFSPHRTRLVEQSTAALREILPGLDVRTGDGREVGPEDAGNPDGFDRVLVDVPCTGLGALRRRPESRWRRTPKDLATLGPLQRELLTAALQATRPGGVVAYVTCSPHVAETRTVVQDVLKRTEHAELLNAVEIAAQVTTTPLPAQDGPFLQLWPHRHGTDAMFLALIRR, from the coding sequence ATGAACGAGGACTCCAGCGCCGACGGCGGACGGTCGGATCGCGAAGGGCGGCGCACCTCCGGCGGTGGTCACCAGCACGGGGGTGCCCGCCGCGGCGACGGCCAGCCCGGTGATGGTCGAGGTGGTGATGGCCGAGGTGGTGACAGCCGACCGAGGGCCGGTCGCCCAGTCCGCGACCGACCCAACGGCGGGCGTCCCGCCCGGCAACGCACCGCACAGCGTCCCGCCGACCGGGCCCGGGACGCCGACCCGGCACGCCGCGCGGCCTACGACACCCTGCGTACCGTGGCCGACTCCGACTCCTACGCCAATCTCACGTTGCCGCCCCTGCTGCGCCAGCGCGGCATCCGCGGTCGCGACGCGGCCTTCGCCACCGAGCTCGCCTACGGGACCTTGCGCTATCGCGACCGCTACGACGCCGTCATCGCCACCGTCTCGGCCCGTCCGCTCGCGCAGCTCGACCCACCGGTGCTGGACGTACTCCGGCTCGGTGTGCACCAGGTACTGGCCATGCGGGTACCCGACCACGCGGCTGTCTCCGCCACGGTCGGCCTCGCCCGCGGCACGGTCGGGGCCGGTTCTGCCCAGTTCGTGAACGCCATCCTGCGCCAGGTCACCGGCCGCCCCCTGGAGGAGTGGCTCGAGATCATCGGTGCCGAGACCGCGGACGAGACCGAACGACTCGCCGTCACCACCTCCCACCCCTCCTGGATCGTGCGTGCACTCCGTCACGCGCTCAGTGAGACGCCCGAGGGTGCCGACGACCTCCCCGCCCTGCTCGACGCGGACAACGCCGCCCCCGCCGTCACCGTGGTGCTTCGCCCCGGACTGGCGACCACAGAGGATGTGCCCGATGCCGAGCCCGGCAGGTGGACGAGTACCGCCCGCGTCCTCACCCACGGTGACCCTGCCGCGCTCGACGTGGTTCGTCACGCACGTGCCGGCGTCCAGGACGAGGGCAGCCAGCTCGTCACCCTCGCCGCCGCGGCCGCACAGGTGGACGGCCCGGACACCACCTGGCTCGACCTGTGCGCCGGCCCCGGCGGCAAGGCAGCACTGTTCGGCGCCCTGCTCGCCGAGCGCGCCCCCGGCGGGGTGCTCATCGCGAATGAGTTCTCGCCACACCGCACCCGGCTCGTCGAGCAGTCCACGGCAGCGTTGAGAGAAATCCTGCCTGGGCTGGACGTCCGCACCGGGGACGGCCGCGAAGTCGGTCCGGAGGACGCGGGCAATCCGGACGGTTTCGATCGTGTCCTGGTGGATGTCCCGTGCACCGGTCTCGGCGCCCTGCGCCGCCGCCCCGAGTCGCGCTGGCGCCGCACCCCGAAGGACCTGGCCACCCTCGGCCCACTGCAACGGGAACTGCTCACGGCAGCCCTGCAGGCCACCCGGCCCGGGGGAGTGGTCGCCTACGTGACCTGCTCCCCGCACGTGGCCGAAACCCGCACGGTGGTCCAGGACGTGCTCAAGCGCACCGAACACGCCGAGCTGCTGAACGCCGTCGAGATCGCTGCCCAGGTGACCACCACCCCACTGCCTGCGCAAGACGGCCCGTTCCTGCAGCTGTGGCCACACCGGCACGGCACCGACGCGATGTTCCTGGCGCTGATCCGGCGCTGA
- the rpe gene encoding ribulose-phosphate 3-epimerase, protein MTTVPDVPILISPSVLNADLANLTDEIGRITHADYVHLDVMDNHFVPNMTFGLPVVERILATTDVPADVHLMIDHPDEWAPAYAEAGAASVTFHAEASNAPVRLARELRAKGARASIALRPATGVEGYLDLLDEFDMVLVMTVEPGFGGQSLITGTLPKIRRTREAITALGRDIWVQVDGGISRDTIATAAAAGANMFVAGSAVYSADDPNAEIGALRETATAAYRSA, encoded by the coding sequence ATGACGACAGTGCCCGATGTGCCGATCCTGATCTCACCCAGCGTGCTGAACGCGGACCTGGCCAACCTCACCGACGAAATCGGCCGGATCACCCACGCCGACTATGTGCACCTGGACGTCATGGACAACCATTTCGTCCCGAACATGACCTTCGGGCTTCCGGTGGTCGAACGTATCCTCGCCACCACCGACGTCCCGGCCGATGTGCACCTGATGATCGACCACCCGGACGAGTGGGCGCCCGCGTACGCCGAGGCCGGTGCCGCCTCCGTCACCTTCCACGCCGAAGCGTCCAACGCACCCGTTCGCCTCGCCCGCGAGCTCCGCGCGAAGGGTGCCCGGGCAAGTATCGCCCTACGACCGGCCACGGGTGTGGAGGGCTATCTCGACCTGCTGGACGAGTTCGACATGGTGCTGGTGATGACCGTCGAGCCAGGGTTCGGCGGCCAGTCGCTGATCACCGGCACCCTGCCCAAGATTCGCCGCACCCGGGAGGCGATCACCGCACTGGGCCGGGACATCTGGGTGCAGGTGGACGGTGGGATCTCGCGCGACACGATTGCGACAGCGGCCGCCGCCGGAGCGAACATGTTCGTCGCCGGATCGGCCGTCTACTCCGCGGACGACCCGAACGCCGAGATCGGCGCCCTGCGCGAGACGGCCACCGCCGCCTACCGCAGTGCTTAG
- a CDS encoding ABC transporter permease: MSRPRRGSSARIADAADLVGPSVLPPVVLGVAGLLLWEIAAGLTPSRVLPAPSTLMVRLVAELRDGDILTYAGATLAESLLGCLIALVVALPLGYLIARSSAASAALGPYLAATQAIPAVALAPLIVLWFGYGLVPVALLCALLVFFPIVVNTALGLSGLDEEVLGAAQLDGAGRWGMLLHIEGPLAMPSVLAGVRNGFVLSITGAVVGEFVMGGQGLGLLLSIYRDRSDTTGMFATLIVLAACAVGFYLLVRALERRVRW, encoded by the coding sequence ATGTCCAGGCCCCGCCGCGGCAGTTCCGCGAGGATCGCCGACGCCGCTGATCTCGTCGGCCCCTCAGTGCTCCCGCCCGTCGTGCTCGGCGTGGCCGGCCTCCTGCTCTGGGAGATCGCCGCCGGGCTCACCCCCTCGCGTGTGCTCCCGGCCCCCAGCACGCTGATGGTCCGCCTCGTCGCCGAGCTGCGCGACGGTGACATCCTCACCTACGCCGGCGCCACCCTGGCCGAGAGTCTGCTCGGGTGCCTGATCGCCCTGGTCGTCGCCCTGCCGCTCGGGTACCTGATCGCCCGCTCATCGGCCGCCTCAGCGGCTCTCGGTCCCTATCTGGCCGCCACTCAAGCGATCCCGGCGGTGGCGCTGGCCCCGCTGATCGTGCTCTGGTTCGGCTATGGCCTCGTCCCCGTGGCTCTGCTGTGCGCCCTGCTGGTCTTCTTCCCGATCGTGGTGAACACCGCCCTGGGCCTGTCCGGGCTGGACGAGGAGGTCCTCGGTGCCGCCCAGCTCGACGGCGCCGGACGCTGGGGGATGCTGCTGCACATCGAGGGCCCGCTGGCGATGCCATCGGTGCTGGCCGGTGTGCGCAACGGTTTCGTGCTCTCCATCACCGGGGCCGTGGTGGGGGAGTTCGTGATGGGCGGGCAGGGCCTCGGTCTGCTGCTGTCCATCTATCGCGATCGGTCGGACACCACCGGCATGTTCGCCACCTTGATCGTCCTGGCCGCGTGTGCGGTCGGGTTCTACCTGCTCGTGCGAGCCCTGGAGAGAAGAGTCCGATGGTGA
- a CDS encoding ABC transporter substrate-binding protein — translation MRSHPRRRALLAVASVTVAAALSACTSSTSDPTDGGTSAAESSSLTIGLTYVPNVQFAPFYRAEQQGYFDEAGVDVTLRHHGEAEDLFGALTDGTEHVVVAGGDEMMQARDQGVPVVSIATLYTSYPVALIVPSDSEIQSPDDLAGHTVGVPGPFGETYFGLLAMLQEAGLTEDDVSIEHIGFTQQSALSEGHVDAVMGYQNNDVPQFAATGLEVRAVPIGDVPLVGIGLGTTDELTTTETEALRGVVAAVERAVADLVADPQLGVDAAVEEIPGTVDAEQEAIMHATMEATVPLYGEPGPGWGAHTGPWQEMSAFLAEAGLTSAIVPADEAYNNAFTDDE, via the coding sequence GTGAGATCCCACCCCCGACGGCGCGCGCTGCTCGCCGTTGCCAGCGTCACCGTGGCCGCCGCGTTGAGTGCGTGCACCAGTTCCACCAGCGATCCCACTGACGGCGGTACGTCCGCCGCCGAGTCGAGCTCGCTGACCATCGGCCTGACTTATGTGCCGAACGTGCAGTTCGCCCCGTTCTACCGTGCCGAGCAGCAGGGGTACTTCGACGAGGCCGGGGTGGATGTGACGCTGCGTCACCACGGGGAGGCCGAGGACCTGTTCGGTGCCCTGACGGACGGGACCGAGCACGTGGTGGTCGCCGGTGGCGACGAGATGATGCAGGCCCGCGACCAGGGTGTCCCCGTGGTGAGCATCGCCACCCTGTACACCTCCTACCCGGTCGCGTTGATCGTGCCGTCCGACTCCGAGATCCAGTCCCCGGACGACCTGGCCGGGCACACCGTCGGGGTGCCGGGGCCGTTCGGGGAGACCTACTTCGGGCTGCTCGCCATGCTTCAGGAAGCGGGCCTGACCGAGGACGACGTCTCCATCGAGCACATCGGGTTCACTCAACAGTCCGCGCTCAGTGAGGGACATGTGGACGCCGTGATGGGTTACCAGAACAATGACGTCCCTCAGTTCGCCGCGACGGGGCTGGAGGTGCGTGCGGTGCCGATCGGGGACGTGCCGTTGGTCGGGATCGGCCTCGGCACCACCGACGAGCTCACCACGACCGAGACCGAGGCGCTGCGGGGTGTGGTCGCCGCCGTCGAGCGGGCCGTTGCCGACCTGGTGGCCGACCCACAGCTCGGCGTGGACGCGGCGGTCGAGGAGATCCCCGGCACTGTGGATGCCGAGCAGGAGGCCATCATGCACGCCACGATGGAGGCCACCGTCCCGCTGTACGGGGAACCCGGACCGGGCTGGGGCGCCCACACGGGTCCGTGGCAGGAGATGTCGGCGTTCCTTGCCGAGGCAGGCCTCACCTCCGCGATCGTCCCAGCAGATGAGGCGTACAACAACGCGTTCACCGATGACGAGTAG
- a CDS encoding phosphoribosyl-ATP diphosphatase, with product MKTFDDLFAELQHKAQTRPDGSGTVAELDAGVHTIGKKIVEEAAEVWMAAEYQSDAEAAEEISQLLYHLQVMMLARGLSLEDVYAHL from the coding sequence GTGAAGACCTTCGACGACCTCTTCGCTGAGCTCCAGCACAAGGCACAGACCCGCCCCGACGGTTCCGGAACCGTCGCCGAGCTCGATGCCGGCGTCCATACGATCGGCAAGAAGATCGTCGAGGAGGCCGCCGAGGTGTGGATGGCGGCGGAGTACCAGAGCGACGCCGAAGCGGCCGAGGAGATCTCCCAGCTGCTGTATCACCTGCAGGTGATGATGCTCGCCCGCGGTCTCAGCCTCGAGGACGTTTACGCGCACCTGTGA
- the hisG gene encoding ATP phosphoribosyltransferase codes for MLRIAVPNKGSLSEPASQMLREAGYRQRRDGRELVLPDVENDVEFFFLRPRDIAVYVGEGVVDAGITGRDLLLDSGVDAIEHRALDFAGSTFRFAGPPETVTSLADVQGKRVATSYAHLVGTYLAERGIDAHVVRLDGAIESTVRLGVSDLVADVVETGGTLRAAGLHVFGEPILQSEAVLIRPSGAEPQPGLETLDRRLNGVLVARKYVLMDYDCPVEHVEACVAVTPGLESPTVSPLHDTGWKAVRAMVPRNQTNPIMDQLYELGARAIIVTGIHASRL; via the coding sequence GTGCTCCGTATCGCCGTGCCCAACAAGGGCTCCCTCTCCGAGCCCGCGAGCCAGATGTTGCGTGAGGCCGGATACCGGCAGCGCCGCGACGGCCGCGAGCTGGTACTGCCCGACGTCGAGAACGACGTCGAGTTCTTCTTCTTGCGCCCGCGCGACATCGCCGTCTACGTCGGCGAAGGTGTGGTCGACGCCGGGATCACCGGCCGTGACCTGCTGCTCGACTCCGGTGTGGACGCCATCGAACATCGCGCCCTCGACTTCGCCGGTTCCACGTTCCGCTTCGCCGGACCGCCGGAGACGGTGACCTCCCTCGCCGACGTCCAGGGCAAGCGGGTGGCCACCAGCTATGCGCACCTGGTGGGCACGTACCTGGCCGAGCGCGGGATCGACGCTCATGTGGTGCGGCTCGACGGCGCGATCGAATCCACCGTGCGGCTCGGTGTCTCGGACCTGGTGGCCGATGTGGTGGAGACCGGCGGCACCCTCCGCGCCGCCGGCCTGCACGTCTTCGGTGAACCGATCCTGCAGTCGGAGGCCGTGCTGATCCGGCCCAGCGGCGCCGAGCCCCAGCCCGGACTGGAGACCCTCGATCGCCGATTGAACGGGGTGCTGGTGGCACGCAAGTACGTGCTGATGGACTACGACTGCCCCGTGGAGCACGTGGAGGCCTGTGTCGCCGTCACCCCCGGCCTGGAGTCGCCCACCGTCTCCCCGTTGCACGACACCGGGTGGAAAGCCGTGCGCGCCATGGTGCCGCGGAACCAGACGAACCCGATCATGGATCAGCTCTACGAGCTCGGCGCGCGCGCCATCATCGTGACCGGGATCCACGCCAGCAGGCTCTGA
- a CDS encoding PH domain-containing protein — protein MAPAEHAPDLYAPFRPRATRLVSIGVIVWLVGGWIVFVLVARDLADAATYVGSGVLLALIVALLVRLATLVAVPDQDGLFVRNVVSSRRLDWAQIVDVRFGERDWVSLDLTDGRVLAVMAIQRVDGDRARRDSRRLATLVARHEPGGVDAGDSGG, from the coding sequence ATGGCCCCGGCCGAGCACGCACCAGATCTGTACGCGCCGTTCCGGCCGCGCGCCACCCGCCTGGTCAGCATCGGCGTGATCGTGTGGCTGGTCGGCGGCTGGATCGTCTTCGTGCTGGTCGCCCGGGACCTCGCCGATGCGGCGACATACGTCGGCTCGGGTGTGCTGCTCGCCCTGATCGTGGCGCTCCTGGTGCGACTGGCGACCCTGGTGGCGGTGCCGGACCAGGACGGGCTTTTCGTCCGCAACGTGGTCTCGAGCCGGCGGTTGGACTGGGCGCAGATCGTCGACGTGCGGTTCGGGGAGCGGGACTGGGTGTCCCTCGATCTCACCGACGGCCGTGTGCTCGCCGTGATGGCGATCCAGCGCGTGGACGGCGACCGTGCCCGTCGCGACTCACGCCGGTTGGCCACCCTCGTCGCCCGCCACGAGCCGGGCGGCGTGGATGCCGGCGACAGCGGCGGCTAG
- a CDS encoding DUF3866 family protein: MMTWRDGVVQAVRKQWSGAVELEVVLTAAAGGQEQVRALAYPELVGHPQVGERVLLSTTALTRGLGTGGYAFVVARPDNLPADPPTSPGHIMKARYTPLQTMVLGVDEQESPDHDLLRDADDLGGLPVVVADLHSAVPAIIAGARHEAVRLGRPAPVVAYLMTDGGALPAWFSRSVATLRARDWVQSTITVGQAFGGDLEAVTVHSGLLAARLVARADMVVVAQGPGNLGTGTRWGFSGVSAGEAVNATATLGGRPVASLRVSGADPRARHRGISHHSLTAYGRVALCAADVAVPQLDGDLAELGAQVKEQARALADRHQLVPVATDGLLDALQESPVQLSTMGRGLADDPGAFLAAAVAGIHAARLVAGDEGGQPA, from the coding sequence GTGATGACGTGGCGGGACGGCGTGGTGCAGGCCGTGCGAAAACAGTGGTCAGGCGCGGTCGAGCTCGAGGTCGTCCTGACGGCGGCTGCGGGCGGGCAGGAGCAGGTGCGGGCGCTGGCGTACCCGGAGCTGGTCGGCCATCCGCAGGTCGGCGAACGGGTACTGCTCTCGACCACAGCGTTGACGCGGGGCCTGGGTACCGGCGGGTACGCATTCGTGGTGGCCCGCCCCGACAACCTGCCGGCCGACCCGCCCACCAGCCCTGGCCACATCATGAAGGCGCGGTACACGCCGCTGCAGACGATGGTGCTCGGCGTCGACGAGCAGGAGTCCCCGGACCACGACCTGCTCCGGGATGCTGACGATCTCGGCGGGCTGCCCGTGGTGGTCGCGGACCTGCACTCCGCGGTGCCGGCGATCATCGCGGGAGCCCGGCACGAGGCGGTACGGCTGGGCCGGCCGGCCCCCGTGGTGGCGTACCTGATGACGGACGGCGGTGCGCTGCCGGCGTGGTTCTCTCGGTCCGTGGCGACACTCCGTGCCCGCGACTGGGTGCAGTCCACCATCACCGTCGGTCAGGCCTTCGGCGGCGATCTGGAAGCGGTCACCGTGCACTCCGGGCTGCTCGCGGCGCGGCTGGTCGCCCGTGCCGACATGGTCGTGGTGGCGCAGGGGCCGGGCAATCTCGGCACCGGGACGCGGTGGGGATTCTCCGGGGTGAGCGCCGGTGAGGCGGTGAACGCGACCGCCACGCTGGGCGGACGTCCGGTGGCCAGCCTCCGGGTCTCCGGTGCCGATCCTCGAGCACGCCACCGAGGGATCTCGCATCACAGCCTGACGGCGTACGGCCGGGTGGCGTTGTGCGCGGCGGACGTCGCCGTACCTCAGCTGGACGGCGACCTGGCTGAGCTGGGGGCACAGGTGAAGGAGCAGGCGCGTGCACTGGCGGATCGGCACCAGCTCGTGCCGGTGGCGACTGACGGCCTGCTGGACGCTCTGCAGGAGTCCCCCGTGCAGTTGTCCACCATGGGACGTGGCCTGGCTGACGACCCGGGAGCCTTCCTAGCCGCCGCTGTCGCCGGCATCCACGCCGCCCGGCTCGTGGCGGGCGACGAGGGTGGCCAACCGGCGTGA
- a CDS encoding helix-turn-helix transcriptional regulator, which yields MPAAERLLDLVIALSHTRHRMTKGDIRRQVNGYADAASDESFDRMFERDKDQLRELGIPIVTLTDSAHADDVGYRIDMAEYRLPPVDFTAAEVGVLSLAAQVWQDSAFAADSRRGLTKLRAVSDLSDPAEHTGLALRVRGPDAAFPDLLEAITDRIGVQFTYRAANTGTTGDRSVQPWRLVAKDRGWYLIGFDNDRQAQRSFRLSRIIGRVHRVGRPGEVQIPQQVAPHPVHTTEVVLALVPERASAVRARSEPAEHPAAVADRDVVRLEVTDTGRFAEELAGYGENVLVLEPAELRQAVIQRLRAAQTWGRG from the coding sequence GTGCCCGCTGCTGAGCGGCTGCTCGACCTGGTGATCGCCCTGAGCCACACCCGGCACCGGATGACCAAGGGGGACATCCGCCGCCAGGTGAACGGGTACGCCGACGCTGCCTCGGACGAGTCCTTCGACCGCATGTTCGAGCGGGACAAGGACCAGTTGCGGGAGCTGGGCATCCCGATCGTCACACTGACCGACTCCGCGCACGCCGACGACGTGGGGTACCGGATCGACATGGCCGAGTACCGGCTGCCGCCCGTGGACTTCACCGCGGCCGAGGTGGGGGTGCTCTCGCTGGCGGCACAGGTCTGGCAGGACTCCGCCTTCGCTGCGGACTCCCGGCGCGGCCTGACCAAGCTGCGCGCCGTGAGCGATCTCAGCGATCCTGCCGAACACACCGGCCTCGCCCTACGGGTGCGCGGACCGGACGCGGCCTTTCCGGACCTGCTGGAGGCGATCACCGACCGGATCGGTGTGCAGTTCACCTACCGTGCCGCCAACACGGGAACGACGGGGGACCGGTCGGTCCAGCCGTGGCGGCTGGTGGCGAAGGACCGCGGGTGGTACCTGATCGGGTTCGACAACGACCGGCAGGCGCAACGCTCGTTCCGTCTGTCCCGGATCATCGGCCGGGTTCACCGGGTTGGCCGGCCCGGGGAGGTGCAGATCCCGCAGCAGGTGGCACCGCACCCGGTACACACCACCGAGGTGGTGCTCGCCCTCGTCCCCGAGCGTGCCTCAGCGGTGCGGGCCCGCTCGGAGCCCGCCGAGCACCCGGCCGCAGTGGCCGATCGTGACGTGGTGCGCCTGGAGGTGACCGACACCGGCAGGTTCGCCGAAGAACTCGCCGGATACGGCGAGAACGTGCTGGTGCTCGAACCCGCCGAGCTTCGGCAGGCGGTCATCCAGCGGCTCCGTGCCGCGCAGACGTGGGGGAGGGGCTGA